In one Leptospiraceae bacterium genomic region, the following are encoded:
- a CDS encoding response regulator transcription factor produces MSLFKKKKKVILADDHELVLSGLEGLLNLECNCEVLAKCKTGRDLLQTVDAIPCDLVIADFSMPEINGLEALIHIKNRKPSIKTLLLTGFDEHEFITTMIKRHNIDGYIKKTELNSNISKIIEDIFSGKQFYSAIPEIETPAFERIKSQANNPFAILSKKELEVVTHLASGLKYKEIAEKLRISINTLETHRNNISKKMGKLSTVEIVRLAHVYGIAKTEGIIGLQS; encoded by the coding sequence ATGTCCCTTTTCAAAAAAAAGAAAAAAGTAATCCTTGCTGATGATCATGAATTGGTTTTAAGCGGCTTAGAAGGCCTATTAAACCTTGAGTGTAATTGTGAAGTCTTAGCTAAATGCAAAACAGGCAGAGATTTACTTCAGACAGTTGATGCAATACCCTGCGACCTGGTCATTGCAGATTTCTCCATGCCTGAAATTAATGGACTTGAAGCTTTGATCCATATAAAAAACCGAAAACCTTCCATTAAAACTTTACTTTTAACCGGTTTTGATGAGCATGAATTCATTACAACCATGATTAAAAGGCATAATATCGATGGTTATATCAAGAAAACCGAGTTAAACTCAAACATATCCAAAATAATTGAAGATATTTTTTCGGGAAAGCAATTCTATTCGGCCATCCCTGAAATTGAAACTCCGGCATTCGAACGTATAAAATCCCAGGCAAATAATCCTTTTGCTATATTAAGTAAAAAAGAACTGGAGGTAGTTACACATTTAGCATCCGGGCTGAAATACAAAGAAATTGCAGAAAAACTTAGAATATCTATCAATACTCTCGAAACCCATAGAAACAATATTTCTAAAAAAATGGGTAAGCTGTCTACTGTTGAAATCGTAAGACTCGCTCATGTATACGGAATTGCAAAAACAGAAGGAATCATCGGTCTGCAATCCTAA
- a CDS encoding radical SAM protein, producing MNLKENSLNELKAFRIFNEAGGKFRLAITERCNLDCFFCHNEGQKKPGVVEGENLGLLELVEVANAFTDLGGKQLNITGGEPLLWKNIHPFLDSIEKRNTKIFLNTNATQVDKFLEKPKSEVVDGILASLHTTDNKIFQEELKGKTIQGVMKNILRLKEKAYSVFINCSIGEYNQTEFLSILSFCLKYELHLKVISIIRHNTAKNFYKGVWMGPEHLKTILLNEGAVLFVEKDSFGGKKALYKLNNSDIEIKDVSKGSLRTDYCRACSYDKLCGEGIYGLRFGNDGIWKPCLLRKEEYQRRDLNLSYREQILQQIQRMIGVWENAYFSMGEPL from the coding sequence ATGAATTTGAAAGAGAATTCTCTAAATGAGTTAAAGGCGTTCCGAATCTTCAATGAAGCAGGTGGAAAATTTCGTCTGGCTATAACCGAACGCTGTAATCTGGATTGTTTTTTTTGTCATAATGAAGGTCAAAAAAAACCGGGAGTAGTGGAAGGTGAAAACTTGGGGCTTTTAGAGCTAGTAGAAGTGGCGAATGCTTTCACGGATCTGGGTGGAAAACAACTGAATATTACCGGTGGAGAGCCTCTTCTCTGGAAAAACATTCATCCGTTCTTAGACAGTATCGAAAAACGGAATACTAAAATATTCTTAAATACTAATGCTACGCAGGTAGATAAATTTTTAGAAAAACCGAAATCAGAAGTAGTAGATGGTATTCTTGCCAGTCTTCACACAACGGATAATAAAATATTTCAAGAAGAGTTAAAAGGAAAGACTATTCAGGGAGTGATGAAAAATATTCTTCGATTAAAAGAAAAAGCTTACTCTGTATTTATAAATTGTTCTATAGGAGAATACAATCAAACCGAATTTTTATCTATATTATCTTTCTGTTTGAAGTATGAGCTCCACCTGAAAGTGATTTCTATTATCAGACATAATACAGCGAAAAATTTTTATAAGGGAGTCTGGATGGGGCCTGAGCATTTAAAAACTATCCTCTTGAATGAAGGGGCGGTTTTGTTTGTAGAAAAAGATTCTTTTGGTGGAAAAAAAGCTTTGTATAAATTAAATAATTCAGATATAGAAATTAAGGATGTTTCTAAGGGTAGCCTGAGAACTGATTATTGCAGGGCCTGTTCTTATGATAAATTATGTGGAGAGGGAATATATGGTTTACGATTCGGAAATGATGGAATCTGGAAACCCTGTCTTCTGCGAAAAGAAGAATATCAAAGAAGAGATTTGAATCTTTCCTATCGTGAACAAATTTTGCAACAAATTCAAAGAATGATAGGAGTTTGGGAAAATGCCTATTTCTCTATGGGAGAGCCATTGTAA
- the lpxD gene encoding UDP-3-O-(3-hydroxymyristoyl)glucosamine N-acyltransferase, whose protein sequence is MKEFTLQEIQAVLPGSEIQNTTSPESILITSVAPLESKNEKFLAFISARAHIAKAKTSGAKALIVNRDLKLEIDKPLILVDNAELALAKVLEYMYPAKKADGKIAPSAFIDSTAKVGEGSSIGHFVSIGANSVIGKNCIIQDGVKIGENVEIGDNAMIGFNCVFFDDVKVGKNFIVFGNSSFGGDGFRFVTVNKIHHKVPQIAKVIIGDDVEFGSNCTVDRGGLTDTVIGDGCKFDNMVHVAHNVILGKNVIIAGQSGVAGSTTIEDDVLIGGGTCISDHLHLPAGTIVAGGTGMRTSPKKPDVYIGWDWGMTFAEFQKARVNIKHLVSFNKWAARIKAVEAKLGITEE, encoded by the coding sequence ATGAAAGAATTTACATTACAAGAAATACAGGCAGTACTTCCCGGTTCGGAAATCCAAAATACTACTTCTCCCGAATCGATCCTTATTACATCAGTTGCCCCTTTAGAATCAAAAAATGAAAAATTTTTGGCTTTTATTTCAGCAAGAGCACATATTGCAAAAGCCAAAACTTCGGGTGCAAAAGCTCTTATTGTTAACCGTGATTTAAAACTGGAAATAGATAAACCCCTTATACTGGTAGATAATGCTGAACTGGCTCTGGCTAAAGTTTTAGAATATATGTATCCGGCTAAAAAAGCAGATGGAAAAATTGCCCCTTCTGCTTTTATCGATTCTACTGCTAAAGTGGGAGAGGGTAGCAGTATCGGTCATTTCGTGAGTATAGGTGCTAATTCAGTGATAGGCAAGAATTGTATTATCCAGGATGGAGTTAAAATCGGGGAGAATGTGGAAATTGGAGATAATGCAATGATAGGATTTAACTGCGTTTTCTTTGATGATGTTAAGGTCGGAAAAAACTTTATAGTATTTGGTAATTCCAGCTTCGGAGGCGATGGCTTTCGTTTTGTAACCGTTAATAAAATTCACCACAAGGTTCCACAAATTGCAAAGGTAATTATCGGAGATGATGTAGAATTCGGAAGTAATTGTACGGTTGATAGGGGAGGTCTTACGGATACTGTAATCGGAGATGGTTGTAAATTTGATAATATGGTACACGTAGCTCATAATGTGATTCTCGGAAAAAATGTGATTATTGCCGGTCAATCCGGTGTAGCGGGTAGTACTACTATCGAAGACGATGTGTTGATTGGTGGGGGAACTTGTATTAGTGATCACTTGCATTTACCGGCAGGTACGATTGTGGCCGGAGGTACAGGTATGCGAACCTCTCCTAAAAAGCCGGATGTATACATCGGCTGGGACTGGGGAATGACCTTTGCCGAATTTCAAAAAGCAAGGGTGAATATCAAGCACCTTGTTAGCTTTAATAAGTGGGCAGCGAGGATAAAAGCAGTTGAAGCTAAACTGGGTATTACGGAAGAGTAA